One Deinococcus multiflagellatus DNA window includes the following coding sequences:
- a CDS encoding M15 family metallopeptidase, giving the protein MLRVGLWLALLLGPPAAALTAQEQAQVSALVRAYPAFLSRVEGDTLVWRDGTRMPLTHSRAASYVALLNAPGLLDQLATPYPACAPLRPPAWNVDPGRVRFEPFFRKMYGASAAEVAGRLTDVNWFGQRLRVTQVNGAARSLAAVAAELAGLPQVRPFVTPSAGTFNWRTIAGTPRLSVHAFGAAIDLNVGRSAYWAWGGYREGQRGIPYRNAFPLALVQVFERHGWIWGGRWYHHDTMHFEYRPELTGPEACAAASKG; this is encoded by the coding sequence GTGCTAAGGGTTGGGCTCTGGCTGGCCCTGCTGCTGGGCCCCCCGGCCGCCGCCCTGACCGCGCAGGAACAGGCGCAGGTCTCGGCCCTGGTTCGGGCGTACCCCGCGTTTCTCAGCCGGGTGGAAGGCGACACGCTGGTCTGGCGGGACGGCACCCGCATGCCCCTGACCCACAGCCGCGCGGCCAGCTACGTGGCCCTGTTGAACGCGCCGGGGCTGCTGGACCAGCTGGCTACCCCCTACCCCGCCTGCGCCCCGCTGCGGCCCCCGGCCTGGAACGTGGACCCCGGACGCGTGCGCTTTGAACCGTTCTTCCGCAAGATGTACGGCGCCTCGGCCGCCGAGGTGGCGGGCCGCCTGACCGACGTGAACTGGTTCGGCCAGCGCCTGCGCGTGACGCAGGTGAACGGCGCGGCGCGCAGCCTCGCCGCCGTGGCGGCCGAACTGGCCGGGCTGCCCCAGGTCCGGCCCTTCGTGACCCCCAGTGCGGGCACCTTCAACTGGCGCACGATTGCCGGCACGCCCCGCCTGAGCGTGCACGCTTTCGGCGCGGCCATAGACCTGAACGTGGGGCGCTCGGCGTACTGGGCCTGGGGCGGCTACCGCGAGGGCCAGCGCGGCATTCCCTACCGCAACGCCTTTCCCCTGGCGCTGGTGCAGGTCTTCGAGCGCCACGGCTGGATCTGGGGTGGCCGCTGGTACCACCACGACACCATGCACTTTGAATACCGCCCCGAATTGACCGGCCCCGAAGCCTGTGCGGCGGCGTCCAAGGGTTAG
- a CDS encoding NAD-dependent malic enzyme: MPKSPPVSRYYDVKRDPDGQRYIEVQVTGLALLQNPLLNKTTAFTRQERRALELEGLIPPHTSTFAEQKERTYLRYLKCGSDLEKHEYLRALQDRNEVLFYAILEDHLEEMLPIIYTPTVGEAVRNYSSNYRYPRGFTVSTEDIDHVEDMLENVTVNDVRMIVATDSSAILGIGDQGFGGMAISIGKLSLYTAAGGVGPDKTLPVELDVGTNRQDLIDDPLYLGVHHPRLTGAAYDEFLDAFVEAVSQRYPKAIIQWEDFSRGTAFRVLERYRRVIPSFNDDIQGTGAMALAGLLGAARIKGERLADQVFVVVGAGAAGIGVAMAIRQGLQAQGLSFEEAGARVYVVDRHGLLMHGQPDLEPQQLGFVRRREEVAHWHFEGEYPTMHDVIVNAQTTALLGFTGVPGLFKQESIQAMLAHTPRPIVFPLSNPSSHVEARPADLIHWTKGGAIIASGSPFPDVEYEGQRYPVGQGNNAFIFPGLGFGAVASRAREITDNMVMEAARTLAEFTERYGERVYPPIADLRELSIRVAVNVALQAIRDGVCAERRIRNMTPEELEAVIRDRAWQPRYLPLRRA, translated from the coding sequence ATGCCGAAGTCTCCGCCCGTTTCCCGGTATTACGACGTCAAACGCGACCCTGACGGTCAGCGTTACATCGAGGTTCAGGTCACGGGGCTGGCCCTGCTGCAAAATCCGCTGCTGAACAAGACCACGGCCTTTACCCGCCAGGAGCGCCGCGCGCTGGAACTTGAAGGCCTGATTCCGCCCCACACCAGCACCTTTGCCGAGCAGAAGGAACGCACCTACCTGCGCTACCTCAAGTGCGGCTCGGACCTGGAAAAACACGAGTACCTGCGCGCGCTGCAGGACCGCAACGAGGTGCTGTTCTATGCGATTCTGGAAGACCACCTCGAAGAGATGCTGCCCATCATCTACACCCCCACGGTGGGCGAGGCGGTGCGCAACTACTCCAGCAACTACCGCTACCCGCGCGGCTTCACGGTCAGCACCGAGGACATTGACCATGTGGAGGACATGCTGGAAAACGTGACGGTCAACGACGTGCGCATGATCGTGGCCACCGATTCCAGCGCGATTCTGGGCATTGGTGATCAGGGCTTCGGCGGCATGGCGATCAGCATTGGCAAGCTCTCGCTGTACACGGCGGCGGGCGGCGTGGGCCCGGACAAGACCCTGCCCGTGGAGCTGGATGTGGGCACCAACCGCCAGGACCTGATTGACGACCCGCTGTACCTGGGCGTGCACCACCCCCGCCTGACGGGTGCGGCCTACGATGAGTTTCTGGACGCGTTTGTGGAGGCCGTGTCGCAGCGCTACCCCAAGGCGATTATCCAGTGGGAAGATTTCAGCCGGGGCACCGCCTTCCGGGTGCTGGAGCGCTACCGGCGCGTCATTCCGTCCTTTAACGACGACATTCAGGGCACCGGGGCCATGGCGCTGGCCGGGCTGCTGGGGGCGGCGCGCATCAAGGGCGAGCGCCTCGCGGATCAGGTGTTCGTGGTGGTGGGCGCGGGCGCGGCCGGCATTGGCGTGGCCATGGCCATTCGCCAGGGGCTGCAGGCCCAGGGCCTGAGCTTCGAGGAAGCGGGGGCGCGCGTGTACGTGGTGGACCGCCACGGCCTGCTGATGCACGGCCAGCCGGACCTGGAACCCCAGCAGCTGGGCTTTGTGCGCCGCCGCGAGGAGGTGGCGCACTGGCACTTTGAGGGCGAGTACCCGACCATGCACGACGTGATCGTGAACGCCCAGACCACCGCCCTGCTGGGCTTTACCGGCGTGCCGGGCCTGTTTAAGCAGGAGAGCATTCAGGCGATGCTGGCGCACACGCCCCGGCCCATCGTCTTTCCCCTCAGCAACCCCAGCAGCCATGTGGAAGCCCGCCCCGCCGACCTGATTCACTGGACGAAGGGCGGCGCCATCATCGCCTCGGGCAGTCCCTTTCCCGATGTGGAGTACGAGGGCCAGCGCTATCCGGTGGGCCAGGGCAACAACGCCTTTATCTTCCCGGGGCTGGGCTTTGGGGCCGTGGCCAGCCGCGCGCGCGAGATCACCGACAACATGGTGATGGAAGCCGCGCGCACCCTGGCCGAGTTCACCGAGCGCTACGGCGAGCGCGTGTACCCGCCCATTGCCGACCTGCGCGAACTGAGCATTCGCGTGGCCGTGAACGTGGCCCTGCAGGCCATCCGCGACGGCGTGTGCGCCGAGCGCCGCATCCGCAACATGACCCCGGAAGAGTTAGAGGCCGTGATCCGTGACCGGGCGTGGCAGCCGCGTTACCTGCCGCTGCGAAGGGCGTAA
- a CDS encoding thioesterase family protein, with product MRAIPAGFTQTLTVTVTDDMTVNFGELGRVHPVYATYWMAKHFEEAGRKIILPFLEEGEGGIGMQVDVTHTASALPGMTVTVTATFERQEGRRIYASMVAVNELGDDIGRGSSIQAVLPQSRIDEGFEGLRARWAAHQGR from the coding sequence ATGCGCGCCATTCCCGCCGGCTTTACCCAGACCCTCACGGTTACCGTGACCGACGACATGACCGTGAACTTCGGCGAACTGGGCCGCGTGCACCCGGTGTACGCGACCTACTGGATGGCCAAGCACTTTGAAGAAGCGGGCCGCAAGATCATCCTGCCGTTTTTAGAAGAAGGCGAGGGCGGGATTGGGATGCAGGTGGACGTGACACACACCGCCTCGGCGCTGCCCGGCATGACCGTCACCGTGACCGCCACCTTTGAGCGGCAGGAAGGGCGGCGCATCTACGCCTCTATGGTCGCCGTGAACGAACTGGGCGACGACATTGGCCGGGGCAGCAGCATTCAGGCCGTGCTGCCGCAAAGCCGCATTGATGAGGGCTTTGAAGGGCTGCGGGCCCGCTGGGCGGCGCATCAGGGGCGTTGA